In a genomic window of Phragmites australis chromosome 14, lpPhrAust1.1, whole genome shotgun sequence:
- the LOC133891738 gene encoding uncharacterized protein LOC133891738 — translation MLCLCFRKPMRPKCRPNETARLTAKPKLTESEEEQGHVYSALLCIRLASSSLPARPRRTLSPHQWQRDLAGESGEAYREGFSNLPPMQGAAESYGLAAMDFEYVPASPGSQWVGESAARRRQRRLSSPSLRAYLTPAFDAVAAGDGGVSGYTSSLSSGGLDLGFDASLLRYRRACFAASTDLDSRLLLYSPQSAPPQPPPQVRAAYPAADDGVWVAGGGRYSSKREAGGLISTPGFQDFISPWQTITDLPTAARGASNSIKLPADLRSQEGIILAAKAELSTPKSEATPSAQGTSAEPEPIELDDDRITEALYGHSGKRRLPIFRDICPE, via the exons ATGCTGTGCCTGTGCTTTCGTAAGCCCATGCGGCCCAAGTGTAGGCCCAACGAGACGGCCCGTTTAACTGCCAAACCCAAGCTAACGGAATCCGAGGAGGAGCAGGGCCACGTGTACTCAGCTCTCCTTTGTATCCGCCTCGCCTCGTCTTCACTTCCCGCCCGGCCGAGGCGAACACTCTCGCCGCACCAATGGCAGCGTGACCTTGCAGGCGAGAGCGGCGAAGCGTACCGAGAAGGCTTCTCGAACCTCCCGCCGATGCAAG GCGCAGCAGAGAGCTACGGACTCGCCGCGATGGACTTCGAGTACGTTCCTGCGTCCCCCGGGAGCCAGTGGGTGGGCGagtcggcggcgcggcggcggcagcgccgcCTCTCGTCACCGTCGCTGAGAGCCTACCTCACGCCGGCCTTCGACGCCGTGGCCGCCGGGGATGGCGGCGTGTCTGGGTACACTTCGTCGTTGTCCTCGGGCGGGCTGGACCTCGGGTTTGACGCCTCCCTCCTCCGCTACCGCCGCGCCTGCTTCGCCGCGTCCACGGACCTGGacagccgcctcctcctctaCTCCCCGCAGTCGGCGccaccgcagccgccgccgcaggtGAGGGCGGCGTACCCAGCGGCCGACGATGGGGTTTGGGTCGCCGGCGGTGGCCGCTACAGCTCCAAACGTGAG GCCGGTGGGCTTATTAGTACACCAGGTTTTCAGGATTTCATCTCGCCATGGCAGACAATCACCGATCTTCCTACTGCAGCACGAGGCGCGTCCAACTCCATCAAACTACCAGCTGACCTCCGATCACAAGAAGGTATCATCCTAGCAGCCAAGGCAGAGCTTTCGACACCAAAGTCTGAAGCAACACCTTCAGCCCAGGGGACATCTGCAGAGCCAGAACCAATCGAGTTGGACGATGACCGCATAACTGAAGCTCTTTATGGTCACAGTGGTAAACGCAGGCTGCCCATTTTCAGGGATATCTGTCCGGAATGA
- the LOC133889985 gene encoding transcription factor MYB124-like — translation MATGPDLSASSSAAPDAATAAAAKKDRHIVSWSDEEDGVLRAQIAIHGTDNWTIIAAQFKDKTARQCRRRWYNYLNSECKKGGWSREEDMLLCEAQKVLGNRWTEIAKVVSGRTDNAVKNRFSTLCKRRVKDEELFQENGAPCSNANAKRILTQTGCLTPGVPGSLLPIKQTRFCNSDSKDNTVPNMRLFGPEKGTQDARQPLAIISSNNQDNVKIVEPHNLVAKTATKQLFGVKHEGNFLNKDDPKVATLLQQADLLSSLATKIKTENTSQSMDEAWQQLQHHLVKKDDSEMSESSMSGIASLLEDLDDLIVDPYENEEEDGQKLREQNGQIDGHDEHCNGPSQTSMELRSHMAPDQKMDDCSVDVIKEDNIVCTNALSGKMEPCLGAEIPASENLSEVAEDSKLQCMESTSPVVTDFDDLIIDPYESKEEDEQKLREQNEQIDLHDGHSNGPSQTSMELTSGMAPDQKMEDCPVDNCKEDNSLCRSVLSGSTEPCPATEISASEYLGVVAEDSRLQSMESTSPVLTNFQSKECAEIPASENLSEVAEDGRLQCIEFTSPAHTVSQAKAGAEIPASPKFSGVGKDSKLPSVAFTSPAHTVPTFQPYADDMPTPKFTASERNFLLSVLGLTSPGSKPETSQQPSCKRALLNSL, via the exons ATGGCGACCGGGCCCGATCTGAGCGCCTCCTCCAGCGCCGCCCCCGAcgctgcgacggcggcggcggccaagaaGGACCGCCACATCGTCAGTTGGAGCGATGAG GAggatggcgtgctccgtgctcaAATCGCCATTCATGGCACCGATAA CTGGACCATTATAGCAGCACAATTCAAGGACAAAACGGCCAGACAGTGCAGGCGAAG ATGGTACAATTATTTGAATTCAGAGTGCAAGAAAGGTGGGTGGTCCCGGGAAGAGGACATGCTATTGTGTGAG GCTCAAAAGGTTCTTGGCAACAGGTGGACTGAAATTGCTAAGGTTGTCTCAGGAAG AACTGATAATGCAGTGAAGAATCGGTTTTCTACTCTATGCAAAAGGAGAGTCAAGGATGAGGAGCTATTCCAAGAAAATGGTGCGCCATGTTCCAATGCAAATGCAAAGAGGATACTGACACAAACCGGATGCCTCACACCTGGTGTGCCAGGCTCCTTGCTTCCTATTAAGCAGACGAG GTTTTGCAACTCTGACTCGAAAGATAACACTGTACCAAATATGAGGTTATTTGGACCAGAAAAGGGCACACAAGATGCTCGTCAACCTCTTGCAATTATTTCTTCAAACAATCAAGATAATGTGAAAATAGTGGAACCCCATAATCTTGTTGCTAAAACAGCGACAAAACAATTATTTG GCGTGAAACACGAGGGTAATTTTCTGAACAAGGATGATCCAAAAGTTGCTACATTATTGCAGCAAGCTGACTTGCTTTCATCCCTTGCGACAAAAATTAAAACTGAGAATACAAGCCAAAGTATGGATGAAGCTTGGCAG CAACTGCAGCATCATTTAGTCAAAAAAGATGACAGCGAAATGTCAGAAAGTAGCATGTCTGGAATAGCTTCACTCCTAGAGGATCTTGATGATTTAATTGTGGACCCCTATGAGaatgaagaggaagatgggCAGAAGCTAAG GGAACAGAATGGACAAATTGATGGGCATGATGAGCACTGTAATGGTCCTTCACAAACTAGCATGGAATTAAGATCTCATATGGCTCCTGATCAAAAGATGGATGATTGCTCAGTAGATGTTATCAAAGAAGACAATATTGTTTGTACAAACGCGCTCTCTGGTAAGATGGAACCTTGCCTAG GTGCAGAAATACCAGCATCTGAAAATTTGAGCGAGGTTGCTGAAGATAGCAAGCTTCAATGTATGGAATCGACCTCTCCTGTTGTAACAgattttgatgatttaattatAGACCCCTATGAGagcaaagaggaagatgaacaaAAGTTAAG GGAGCAGAATGAACAGATTGATCTGCATGATGGGCATTCTAATGGTCCTTCACAAACTAGCATGGAACTAACGTCAGGAATGGCTCCTGATCAAAAGATGGAAGATTGCCCAGTGGATAACTGCAAAGAAGATAATAGTCTTTGTAGAAGCGTGCTTTCTGGAAGTACGGAACCTTGCCCAG CTACAGAAATATCAGCATCTGAATATCTGGGCGTGGTTGCTGAAGATAGCAGGCTTCAAAGCATGGAATCTACCTCTCCTGTTCTAACAAATTTTCAAAGTAAAGAATGTGCTGAAATACCAGCATCAGAGAACCTTAgcgaggttgctgaagatggcAGGCTCCAATGTATTGAATTCACCTCCCCTGCTCATACAGTTTCCCAAGCTAAAGCCGGTGCAGAAATACCCGCATCCCCAAAGTTTAGTGGGGTTGGCAAAGATAGTAAGCTTCCTTCTGTGGCATTCACGTCTCCTGCGCACACAGTTCCAACATTCCAACCGTACGCAGACGACATGCCTACTCCAAAATTCACTGCTAGT GAGAGAAATTTTCTGCTTTCTGTACTAGGGTTGACCTCACCAGGGTCGAAGCCAGAAACTTCTCAGCAGCCTTCTTGCAAAAGGGCTCTTCTTAATAGCCTTTGA
- the LOC133891670 gene encoding small ribosomal subunit protein uS4y-like, whose amino-acid sequence MVHVNFYRNYGKTFKKPRRPYEKERLDAELKLVGEYGLRCKRELWRVQYALSRIRNAARELLTLDEKNPRRIFEGEALLRRMNRYGLLGEGQNKLDYVLALTVENFLQRRLQTIAFKNGMAKSIHHARVLIRQRHIRVGRQLVNIPSFMVRVESEKHIDFSLTSPLGGGLPGRVKRKNQKKASGGGDDCEEEEE is encoded by the exons ATGGTGCACGTCAACTTCTATCGCAACT ATGGGAAGACTTTCAAGAAGCCAAGGCGCCCATATGAGAAGGAGCGCCTTGACGCTGAGCTGAAGCTGGTGGGTGAGTACGGCCTGCGGTGCAAGCGTGAGCTGTGGCGTGTGCAGTATGCCCTGAGCCGTATCAGAAATGCAGCGAGGGAGTTGCTCACCCTGGACGAGAAGAACCCCCGCCGTATCTTTGAGGGTGAGGCGCTCCTACGCCGCATGAACCGCTATGGTCTCCTTGGTGAGGGTCAGAACAAGCTTGATTACGTGCTCGCGCTCACTGTTGAGAACTTCCTCCAGCGCCGCCTCCAGACCATCGCCTTCAAGAATGGCATGGCCAAGTCCATCCACCATGCTCGTGTCCTGATCAGGCAGCGTCACATCAG GGTGGGAAGGCAGCTTGTCAACATCCCCTCATTCATGGTCAGGGTTGAATCCGAGAAGCACATAGACTTCTCCCTCACTAGCCCGCTTGGTGGTGGCCTCCCTGGAAGAGTGAAGAGAAAGAACCAGAAGAAGGCCTCCGGTGGCGGTGATGActgcgaggaggaggaagagtaa
- the LOC133891314 gene encoding pentatricopeptide repeat-containing protein At1g26900, mitochondrial-like has protein sequence MSPRKPLTALLKSATQPGHLLQLHAAMLKSSHFPHHAFPTARLLASPLAPLPYAVSLFAAVPRPTLFHHTALLRSLSACPSVASLAASLSVLTSARARLPDLDEFAFQPFLALCAKIPDDAESTSLGRQLHALVLRYGFLDIVSLRNVLCHFYCCCGSMVDARSVFDEMPERDAVSWNTVIGGYARAGEVGAAVEMFTAMRCCAMDVNVTAVIALIGCGWRGESVHGFCVKAGFCGNVKVAAAMVGLYVREGSVECASQVFREMTRRDLVLHNCMVDGYAKTGRVQEALSLVDMMRQQGMRPSSGTLVGVLSACGASGALAPGRRAHELAQEAGLELDTALGTALMDMYFKCGCLKEAASVFDAMRDRDVKAWTAMIMGFGVNGQSGAATSLFRAMEEEGVVPNEVTFLALLSACSHGGLVQEGKGFLETMVRRHGLSPSPEHYGCVIDLLGRAGRLDEAYELILRMSSRGDATSWRALLAACRIHGNVELGRMVQAQLDAMGHYHPSDAILLSNTYASQGRWDEIAQVRDSEAQKIAVDKKEAGCSSIDVLPMYPGLLN, from the coding sequence ATGTCGCCGCGGAAGCCGCTGACGGCGCTGCTCAAGTCCGCGACGCAGCCAGGGCACCTCCTCCAGCTCCACGCCGCGATGCTGAAATCCTCCCACTTCCCGCACCACGCCTTCCCCACGGCCAGGCTCCTCGCCTCCCCGCTCGCGCCGCTCCCCTACGCGGTCTCCCTCTTCGCCGCCGTCCCGCGGCCCACGCTCTTCCACCACACCGCCCTCCTCCGCTCGCTCTCCGCGTGCCCCTCCGTTGCCTCcctcgccgcctccctctccgtCCTCACCTCCGCGCGGGCGCGCCTCCCCGACCTCGACGAGTTCGCGTTCCAGCCGTTCCTCGCGCTCTGCGCGAAGATCCCTGATGACGCCGAGTCGACCTCGCTCGGCAGGCAGCTGCACGCACTTGTGCTGCGGTACGGGTTCCTGGACATCGTGAGCCTGAGGAACGTGCTGTGCCACTTCTACTGCTGCTGTGGCAGCATGGTGGACGCGCGGAGcgtgttcgacgaaatgccggAGAGGGACGCCGTGTCATGGAACACGGTGATCGGGGGCTATGCCAGGGCGGGGGAGGTGGGTGCGGCGGTGGAGATGTTTACCGCGATGAGGTGCTGTGCCATGGATGTCAACGTGACAGCCGTGATCGCTCTGATCGGATGTGGGTGGCGAGGGGAGTCAGTGCATGGCTTCTGCGTCAAGGCAGGATTCTGCGGCAATGTGAAGGTGGCGGCAGCAATGGTGGGGTTGTACGTAAGGGAAGGCAGCGTTGAGTGTGCAAGCCAGGTGTTTCGTGAGATGACCAGGAGAGACTTGGTGCTGCATAACTGTATGGTGGATGGCTATGCCAAGACAGGGCGAGTCCAGGAGGCACTGAGCTTGGTTGACATGATGAGACAACAAGGGATGAGACCAAGTTCAGGGACGCTCGTGGGCGTGCTCTCTGCGTGCGGGGCATCAGGGGCATTGGCACCCGGTCGTCGTGCCCATGAGCTTGCTCAGGAGGCAGGGCTGGAGCTTGACACCGCGCTCGGGACGGCGCTCATGGACATGTACTTCAAGTGCGGGTGCCTCAAGGAGGCAGCTTCAGTCTTCGATGCAATGCGTGATAGGGATGTGAAGGCCTGGACAGCGATGATCATGGGGTTCGGGGTCAATGGACAATCAGGCGCCGCGACCTCGCTGTTCCGTGCAATGGAGGAAGAGGGCGTGGTCCCTAACGAGGTCACCTTCCTCGCGCTGCTGAGTGCTTGCAGCCATGGCGGATTAGTGCAGGAAGGGAAGGGGTTCCTCGAGACCATGGTGCGGCGGCACGGCTTATCTCCAAGCCCTGAGCACTACGGCTGCGTCATTGATCTCCTGGGGAGAGCAGGGCGGTTAGACGAAGCGTATGAGCTCATACTACGCATGTCATCCCGGGGTGATGCTACGTCGTGGAGAGCCTTGCTTGCGGCCTGCAGAATCCATGGCAATGTCGAGCTGGGGAGGATGGTGCAGGCACAGTTGGACGCCATGGGCCACTACCATCCATCAGATGCCATTCTGCTGTCGAACACATACGCGTCACAAGGACGATGGGATGAGATAGCTCAGGTGAGGGATTCAGAAGCGCAGAAAattgccgtggacaagaaggaAGCAGGCTGCAGCTCCATTGATGTCTTGCCAATGTATCCAGGCTTGTTGAATTGA
- the LOC133891316 gene encoding transcription factor BHLH062-like has product MVPRDRAHGAAAATAALTENLVQGPILNKKCEKNAPMKVHKSEREKHKRGKQNDLFGELGNMLEPDRQNNGKACILSDTTRILKDLRSQVESLQKENNILKNESHYVALERNELLDENNVIRSEISELQTELTMRCSIWSHGTTISNLTAAHPASTVFALQHSSHPPIIATMALPLQQPAVLEQSYAAPRRELQLFPESASTEDIELPQDQGTCNRVTRPQARYPTTMATLPVHEYPILSRMEDEQCSSGITGSGKSSSTE; this is encoded by the exons ATGGTGCCCAGGGATAGGGCGCATGGCGCCGCTGCTGCCACCGCGGCCCTGACGGAGAACCTCGTCCAAGG GCCTATCTTGAACAAGAAGTGCGAAAAGAATGCTCCAATGAAAGTGCATAAATCTGAGAGGGAGAAACATAAGCGGGGCAAGCAGAATGATCTCTTCGGTGAGCTGGGAAATATGTTAG AACCTGATAGGCAGAACAACGGGAAGGCATGCATATTGAGTGACACTACACGGATACTGAAAGATCTACGTTCACAAGTAGAATCTCTTCAAAAGGAGAACAACATACTGAAGAATGAATCTCATTAT GTTGCATTGGAGAGAAATGAATTACTTGATGAAAACAATGTGATCCGCAGTGAAATCTCGGAACTTCAAACTGAGCTTACGATGCGGTGTTCCATTTGGAGCCATGGCACAACTATATCAAATCTCACGGCTGCTCATCCTGCAAGCACAGTATTTGCATTGCAACATTCATCACATCCACCAATCATTGCAACGATGGCACTCCCTCTGCAACAGCCAGCAGTCCTTGAGCAATCTTATGCTGCACCACGGCGGGAGCTACAGCTCTTCCCCGAATCTGCATCCACAGAAGATATTGAACTGCCACAAGACCAGGGGACTTGTAATCGTGTGACACGGCCGCAGGCAAGGTACCCAACAACAATGGCTACTTTGCCTGTACACGAATATCCAATCCTTTCAAGAATGGAAGATGAGCAATGTAGCAGTGGCATTACTGGTAGTGGTAAGAGCTCAAGCACAGAATGA